ATCTTGTCTAACTGGAGTTTTGGGATAGGTATAACATTCTTTACTAGTATGTAGTTGTCTGGGTTGGATTCTACCAAAGGGGGGGGCATCATCACCATGGCGTCTTTGtcctttccccatttggttaCCTCATCTGTCTGGTTGGTAGCGACTGGCAAGCTACACGTGGTGGGTCTCCTGTTCGTTTGGTTGTAATTCTCCGCATGGGGAATCTCCACTTTGTCTACTGAACTACCAACCGGGGGAAACTTCACCCCTGAGTGAAGCACTTCTTGGCCCTTCCCCACAACGGTAGTAGTAACTGCACCGTTCTTCTCATCTTTTCTTAAGATAGACTGGCGAATAAATTCGTTTCCCTTCATGACCCCTAAGTATGCATCCAGTACATCCCCGACTGTATCTGTGTTGTGATCTGCACTTTCTACACTCTGCTGAGTTGTATACTTTAGTGGGTCCACATTAGAGAGGGGTAGTCCTACACTGGGGTTCTTCCCCACGTTTTGCAGTGCCCCTTCCAACGGGGCTGCTTCCCCACTCAACACAATATTATGACCAACGCTGAGGGGGTTATCGAAGAAAGGAAGTCCTCCCTCTGAGTGCTGCAACGCGTCCTTCCCCTGGAAAGGTCCCTTCACAAGGGAATCCTTCCGATTGTTCCCCCCATCTGCTAAAATTACCTTACTCTTCACGGCATCCACAATGCCCTCATCGTTAAATCCTTCAGCCGTTCCAACCTGCACATTTCTTGCATCCACAGAATTGAATCCCACACAAAGGTTGCTCTGCCCCTTTGCAGCAAAGAAGACAGGCGCAGATACCCCTGCACAGTTGTTCTCCTTGGCAAAGTCGCTCACCCTCTGTATATTGTTACTTACGTATTTCTTCCAGTTGGTGAGGTAGTTGTGATTATCGGTGCAGTAGTCGACGCAGTTATCGGCGTTGTTCTTATACACGTGTCTCCTTTTCAGCTTCAAATTGGTGCACTCGTTTTTTACAACGTTGCAATTTTCACCTGCACAAGTCAGGCGAATTCCATGGTCAGCAGAGTCATCCATTTTCTCATTACTATGGGATGTGTACAAATTGCCAGCTGGTTCTTCTGCAGAATAAAACTGGGACTCCATGTACCCCACAGCATTATCCCTCTTTGGGACGTTAATAATTATTTCGTAAACCCGTGGAGGAGAAAATCCTTTCGTTTGGGAAGTCGTCTGTTCTATTTtacctgacttgttcataattttttcattcatttttgtgtaactttttcttttgggcattttttccaaaggagatTTGTCTTCCGCTTGTAGGAAGTGTTTCCCTGGGTCGGGCCAATTTGTTGTGTCTTTCGTTAGGGGGGATACCTCATCTATTCTACCGTGTTGCATGGGGTGGtgtttctcttccttcatctCCTCTATGATTGGCGGGTCGTCCGTGCAGAAGAGGCCTCTTTTGACGTGCACGTGGTGGTTGTAATTGTCCTCGTCGCTGCTGGCGCTGCTGTTAGTGGGGTCGTCTTCGGAGAGCGCTGGGGAGGGGGGTCTAACCATCGGGGCGACGCTACTCCGCTGATGGGTTCTGTTCAGCTGATTGGTTGTACCGATCTGACTGATGCTTCCCCCACGTGGGACACTCTTCCGAACGGAtgtcctcttctttttcggGATCGCTTTACTGTTCGACCTGCTCAGTGACTTAGAGAACGATGTCCTAGAACCACCCCCCCTGAGGCTGCCCCCCTTGATGCTACCCCTCGAACAGCTCTGCCTCGTTCTGCTCATCGAGTTGCTGTAATTTCTCAGGTTCTTCACCCAGGAGTAGTTCTCATTAAGGCCCCCAATATGATAGAGGTCAAATTTGTTGTTGATTCCAGAGTTCATCCTTTTTGCGAGGGAGATTTGTTCTTCCATCACGGTGTTCCAGAGCTTCTCGAACGCGTCGTCATCGTCGTTCAGGTGGTCACTGAAGAGGTGGCAATTCAGAAGGTCTTCCCTGTGGagttcttcctctcctcctAGATTCCCCTTGGAAGATTGAGGCAACCTATTGATCCTTTTCAGCTCGTTTAggatgtttaatttttccagcTTATCCATCATCCCAAGTTTATCCATCACTTTCCTTTTGGAAGACTTGGTTAAAGCATTTCCCTCCGACATGGTACGCTTCACATTGGATAGAGTCCTCCTCCTACTAGCCATATCTCTTTTCGAACCGAGTAGCGATTTCTTCCCACTGTGGGTGTTCCCGACCTCCCTTTTACTGACCTTGTCACTGAGCCTCTTCTCTTGAATAGACCTCTGTGCacttaaatttttaataaatgaagAGACGGTATGTCTCTCAAAGTTAGGAATGGTCTTCTTAAAATTCACACAGGATGTCTGTCTCTTTAAGTTGAAGCATTCGTATTGTATCTCTCTCCTGTTGGTACATCCTTGTGGCATGAGGTTACCTATGCTTAGGAAGTTACACGTGTTGTTACTTCTCTCACTGTGATTGTATGGCATGGAGAGGCAACTCTGTTCGTTCCCTTTGCTCTTCCTTTGCAGGAGTTCGTCTTTCGTTTGATCTTCTTCATCCGTccgttttgctttttttgacTCCTTCATACGCAGGGGATTATTCTGCTTGGTGGGTTCGACTCCGCCATGGTTTTCTCTCTTCACTTGGACATGCTTAACACTGTTGGATGCACCCACGTTGGATGCATCTACGTTGGTTGGTTCTTCTGCTTCCCCGTGCTGGTAATAGTAGAAACAGTTCCCCGGGGGGTAAACAACTTCGGGGTGGTCATTGACAGCGGGTGAACCATCATAGAAGCAACCTCGGTAATTCACGATGCGTTCCACGGTACTGGTCGCTTCACCTGATGGGGTTGCCTTACTGACGCCAACGGTGCTCACTTCGCTGGTTAGTTCACTCCGTGTTGCGTCTTCCCTGTTCGActtggtggtggtgctgctcttcctccttttttgctgCTGTTGTGTCTTCCCCTGTTCCTGGGCCCCCCCTCCAGTTGGGCCCttaaaatttgtcacaaaTTCACGGGCACCCACCTGTCTGTGCGAGCACGAACGGATGAGGTTGTTGAAGCGAACTGAGGTCCTCACCTTATCGTGATGGACTGACCTAGACCTACCATTCGTAGTGGAAACTTTACTAAGGCAACTCTCCCCCTGTGTCCCATTCGTACCATTCGTACCATTCTTCGCATGGCATTTTTGTAGCTTTTTCAAGTACTCTCTTTTCCTGAGTATAAGTTCTTCCGCTGTTTTCTGATACACATAAGGCACCGTTTTCCATTTGTCGCACTTTTTTAATatctctattttttccagCTCCACAGTGAGGATATACGTTGCCGCTTGGGGAGACACATCCTTCAGTGTCAGTAtctcctttatttgtttgtGTGCGGACAGGAAACTTTTTACGAGGGCGTTCCGCGTGAGTTCGCCATCGGGGGGGCTCTGCATACTACTTCCCTGGACGCTGCTTACCCGTACACTACTTCCCCTCACGTTGCTCGCCCTGACGTTGCTCCCCTTGACGCTGCTCTTTCGATAATGGCAACTCAGAGCCCtctgcttcttttcctcctttatgacctcctttttgttcttaatCAGATCCACAATGTTGTTGTATAGGCTCATGGTGCACACATAGGGGGGGTAGTGGTGGCATACAAACTGGTGCTGCTATATGAACTGCTGGTGGTGACAACGCAGACAAGCGGGTCGCTCTATCCGATACCTGCGCGTGTCCAATTCGGTACACACAAATGGTAGCCACAACAAAACCAAacggatggaaaaaaattattttaataaaaatgcaaagtggAACGAGACAAGTACATTCGGGGGGAATATACCCACGGAGCGGAAGTAAGACCGGGTGCACAATACACAGAAGACGGGTAAAGTGGTTGCTCACGGAGGGGTGTGGTTTAGGGTTATGAGCGTTACAACCAAGGAATCTCTCTCATGCTgtcaaagagaaaaaaaaaaaattctgtaaACAtggtgtgtattttttttattaccttGTTTCACCTAACTGCTGATtagaaaaattctttttaagtGTAAACGAGTTTACCCAACCATTGgggaaagaattttttttttttttttttggctgcGGGGAGGGAGGTCTTAAAGTTGTGTCCGCGTGGTTGCACGGGTATACGAAGAGGGGGGGCGAGCGTATGTGCATGGAAAAGGAACGTGTTGCACGCCGAAGCGATTACACACCAGTGAGTATGCCGCCAACCCGGTTAGCGAAAATGCACCGATGCATATGCCCGTGTAATGCACCTTCGGCAAAAGTTAACGATGATACTTTCGCTTGCGTTGAAGGGTGATTTGGAAGGACGGGACGGAGGTGGGGCAGAGAACTAGTGGCACGCATAGCGACCACTGAACATACTACGGGGGGTGGTAGTACTTTTGCTTCGCTTTGCTTTGCTTTGCtttgttttgcttttttccttgtcttCTGTATGTACATGCGGCGCACGCGCGGTTCTCTCGCGTATTATGATATTCCCCCCATTTGTACTTGTGCCCGCTGGGAAGGTGCACAACTTTGTGTGGAAGCGATTAGGCAGTTAAAACCGGTTAAGtgaacaaatggggaagtatttttttttccccaccttAACAGCGTAGTCACTCCGTCCTTCCACTGCACAGCGTGTGCACATGGGGGGTAGGATACACATGCACTGACGTGCAGTTTTGGGGCAACAGGGCAGGTGAAAATGGACAAgcaaaatgcacacacaggCGTATGTACCAGGAGAGGGAAGAAGTTGCTATATGAGTGTTGGAGAACCTGCATTGGAAAATACGATAACGGAAGGAAACTTTACATGTTTGTTCTTCTCGGGCGGGAAAATTATCGAATGGGGGCCAACATTTTGGCCAGCACACTAGGGAGAGTTACAGTCACTTTCACAGGATCAACCTCAGAGGTGTGTCCTTTTGGTGTGCAATGCATGGAATACGTGTGCTGGTAGGTGGACACAACTTTTCAATCCGTTGTGCAGCGCAAAGAGGGAGTAACCCGGTCACTCAGCATTGCACGTCTTGCATGCTCGACCACAAATGAGGAACCCCTGCGATGTGGCTGACGGAGGAGCATGGCACGATGCTCGCCCATTATTAAATCGTGACcgcgaaggaaaaacaacagAACGGGGAGAGTAATCCTGACTGCAATTTCAAATGGGCGGCAAACGTTCGCAAGCGGTCCACAAGAATTAGGCCATGGATGGACACTCCACCATGGGTGAGCAGCACAGCGACGCTGAGCGTTACAGAAGGGATAGGATGTATAGGTGGCCTACTTTCTGCATAAACTCCTTTATCCTTTTGCACGAGGGTGGCGGCGTCAGAGCAATCTGTTTAGTTGCCAAAAGAAAGAACCCACTCGGGGGGCATTAAAATTCTTCTGAGCATCCATAGGTTAACGGGGATgaccaaaaaaaggggaggggggcTACTTGCCTTCCTTCtgtgtcgttttttttttccccactgcAGTGCGGTCCGGCAGTTGGGTTGAGCGGTAGTTCATAATACAGCGACCTTGTCAGGTGGACTCCGCATGTAACTCCTTTTTGCGAGGAATGGCCTCCCCCCCAGCGTTAATGTTCAGATGTTAAAAACGGTGCACACCTGTACCAAGGTATGACTCTCTCCCCCACGGATGTATTCTTCTCCGTTTTGATCTCACCAGGAAGAGTTCCAAAGGTGCAGAGAGCGAAATAGCGGGAACCACATGgatgaaactttttttttccctttaagaTTGATAACCTCTGTGGCTTAAATTTTCCCCTACCTCCCGGTCGCTGTTTATATGGTGCTTACATGGCTGCTTCGTCGACATGGTCACTAAAACAGCACACTGACGGTTGCCTCTAACGCGTGGCAGGTTGCCCACCGACGTTCGTCTCTCTCCTCCAAAATAAGATActccccattttgtcatCCCGTTTGTCCCCCCGCGCTGCGATTATGCAACCCCCCCAAAAGGAAGCATGAAGGCGCTACTGCTAACCAGCGTGATGTACGTCCTGTGCCTTCCAGCAATATGGGGATACGTGGGGGACCCGAAAATGCACAAGTTGACGGTGGGGGGTAATTCAAACCAGAGGAGAAGTTCCACCCGCAAGGTGAATCTTTTCAAAACGAAGTTGCAAAGCGATTACAACTACGAGGGTAAGAGGTACTACAACAACAGACCCATGACGGGGGAAAAGTCGCTCAACAAAATTTCACTCATAGGACGAGTTGGCTGCGAACcagatataaaaatattaaatggAGGAGACAAAGTTGCTACGTTCAGCTTGGCAACAAATGAGTTTTGGAGAGACAGGAACACAAATGAATTAAAGTCCAAGACGGACTGGCATCGCATCGTGGTATATGACCAGAACATTGTTGACCTTGTGGATAAATTTTtacgaaagggaaggagagtATACATTCAGGGATCGCTACACACGAGGAGATGGTTCGGCAATGACCTAACCAATCAGCCGAGACAGATAACGGAAGTGGTATTATCATACAATAAAGGCGatttaatatttttggaTGACAAGCGAAATTTTATTTCGCGAAATAAttcaaatgtgcaaaatagTGAAAGTCCTAGTTCAAACAGCGAACCGAATGTTGCGAACAGTTTGGGGGGAAACTCCGACGAGGGGATAACTCCATCGAGCAGTCACAGTGATGTTGCTGCGGAACAGGATGACTTTGCACACGGACTGGAGGGCGCTGCTACGGAGGGGTTCGATTCGCTGGAGGACGGCCTCGGGAAGGAGGAGGGCATCTACGACAAGATGAATACGCAAGAGTTTGACGAATGACAAGTGGTGAAAGTGGAGAAGTGGTAAGTTTGGTTCTGCTATTTCTGGCGTTAAGAGGGATGCTCAGCCGTTGCCCACAAACATGGAAGCTTCTTACCTGGCGAGCTAGCCAATctgtcatatttttttttttttttctttttacacatttgagTATTTTTGACCACTGCATGAGTGAAGGTATCCCTAGCAAGATAGGATCGCGTCACCCGAACGGTCCGCATTTGTCCCCTGCACACCGTTGCAAGTTGGGAAAAACGACATGAactgttcagaaaaaaaaaaaaatagcacaaCATATGATAGCATAACGTTGCAGAATTTGGTGTAGCGTACCCCCTGTGTgagctagccattttatttaatttttttttttctgaacattTCATGTCGTTTTTCCCAAGTTGCAAACTGTGTGCACCTATTTGTATGCAATTGGCGCCGTGCGTGTGCAAATGTCCACCTCCGGGTGccctcgtttttttttttttttttttttttgtcccacCGTGGGTGGAACTTTCtaaaaaattcaacaaaaaaatatgctcacGCGTGGGCGTGTATGCACCCCCCTTTGAAGCCCTTCCCAAAGGTACGAATGTGTGTAGGAGGAGCGACTACTAAGTGGGTTTCCAAACGGTATGCTAAGCAGCCTGCTAAACAATCTCATAAACAACTGAAAGAGATTTCTCCCCTCGCGGATTAACAATAATGTTTTGAGCCAAACGgtggggcaaaaaaaagcacaacaaCGGCGTTTTCAATGTTACGCTAAAAACGGGGAAGTGCTAAATGGACTGGAAAAAACGacccaaaaagggaaaaggacaGAAAAATATGGGCACGTGGAACGGTCAAAATGTAGGCGGAGTGGCAACTCGGCATGCAATCCCCTCAGCGGAATACACGCTAACGCatttaattattaaaaaaaaaaaaactagccAATTAAGTGGAGAAACGAAAACGGAATGGCTACAACGCGGCATGTGTAACAAAGTGAACTGCCTGATGGTGTGCCCGCCACGCGTTCGAAATGAGTGTAGTAATTCCCTCTATATGGTTGCATCaatgttgttttttcctgTGCAGTTGCTTCACGTCACCCCTTGCGGTGCCCCTTCATGTTGCTATTTTGGAGTAACTGGTTAATCATGGAGGTGAACTCATTATGCGCAATTTGCACCTGGTTGTAGTTCGACGCGGTGATTTCAATGTGTAGCGGTTTGGCATCAAGCAGGAAGGTTGTCTTATTCGGCTGATTGGGGTTGGAGTACTGTCCCTTTATCTGGCACCTTGCACCAGACATGTCGGAAATGCGAGAGAGCACCTCCCGGTTGCATATCTTCAGCCGCACGTGCTGCGTATAGTCATTTATGTAGAATTCCTGCATGATGGAGTTGTCCTCCATAACATACGTGTGAGGAATAAAGGGAGagtattttttcatgtttcGTGTCCTCATAGAATTTAGAAGCATATTCCTATGAATGTTTTCCGCTTTGGAGTTGCTCTGCAGCTTGCTATCcattagtttttttttcacttcctgcTTAACTTTGTTAAAGAGTTGTTGTCTTTCCGTTTCGTTCTTTATATGTTCGGTTGCCTTGGTGGCTTCCTGTTCggccattttttctatatcaGCTTCCTGCGTGGcgtctgcattttttttgacagTGTTCTGCTGGAGCGCCACGAAGTTGTAGGTCTTCATCAGCTCATTTATCTGCTTGGCCTTCAGCTTCAGATCCATGGTatcgttcatttttattctctgtATTTCCAGTTCGATTCGTTTTATTTCGCTTTGTGGGCTGGGTTCTCCCGGCGGGGGTGGTGGCGGTGGTTGTGGATGCCTCTGTTGCGGTTGTTGTTGCGGTTGCTGTTGTGATTGCTGTTGTGCTTGCTTTGGTGGAGGAACACTTCCCCCCAGGATGGGACTTTCCCCCACTGTGCCTGCCGTTGCTCCTTCTACTTCCCCGTCGGGGGCATCCCCCTCGAGATGGTTATCCGCCGCCCCGTCTTTGTCCCGCACCAAGCCGAGTTCCCTCTTCGCATTGGCCTTATCCATCTGGAGGCGTGATTTCTCATTCGGGGTAAACTTGAACCCCTTCCCTTTAtaccccttcttcttcacctcAGCGTAGTTACTACTTTGGGTATACTCCCTAACGAGTTCCTCCAACTCTATAGGCATATCAATCGTTTTGTtcatgtaatatatattgttctTAATGAGGCTGTAGATGTCGTAAGCCTTTGCCTGTTCCTCCGGGGTGACAAAAGTATACGCATAACCAATTTTGTTGGATCGACCTGTTCTTCCAACACGATGAATGTAATCCTCTATGTGGTCTGGGCATTCATAATTTATCACCACAATGATATCCTTTATGTCTATCCCTCTAGCCATGACTGACGTGGCAATGAGTATCTTGTTTTTGCCCTCTTTGAATGTCTGTAGAGTGAATTCTCTGTCCGCTTGATCTTGTCCTCCATGCAGAACCAACGTCTTGTAGTCATACTTAAAAAGTTCCAAATATAGCAGATCTGCTTCTAACTGCttgttcacaaaaatgaggatCAACCCGTAGGTGGTCCAGTCTCCAAGGAGTTTTAGCAATCTATAGATCTTCTGTCTGACCTGTACAACCTCCACAAACTGATAAATGTTGTTGTTCGTTTTGCCCTTTTCGCCTACAATAATTTCGATCGGTTTGTAGAGCAACTTCTTCGCTAGATTTTGTATATACGTTGGAAAAGTGGCCGATATCATGGCCGTCTGTTTGTCCTTCCTGCAGTTGTTCAGAATGTTGTGTATTTGAGACTCAAACCCGAGATCCAACAGACGGTCCGCTTCGTCCAAAACGACAAAGGAGACTCTATTCAGATTAGTTACCTTACAGTTGCTTATCGTTAGGATGTCGATTATACGACCTGGGGTACCAACTAATATTTCCACTCCTCTCTTCAGTGTGTTTAGTTGTGTACCAATGTTTGATCCCCCATAGACAGCCAAGATTCGCAGGTTTACCGCTTGGCAGTAGGGTCTCGCTTCACTCTTCACCTGTTTGCTCAGTTCTCTAGTTGGAGTAAGTACGATGGCTATTGGACCGTCATTATTTCGAAGGGGTGGTTGATGAAGAACGTGTCTAATGAGTGGAAACAAATAGGACAGGGTTTTACCACTACCCGTTTCTGCAATGGCTATGACGTCCCTCCCACACATTAACGCAGGGATCGTCTGCATCTGTATgccaaacatttttttaaaattcttcctCTCCAGGATCGGTAGAATTTTAGATGGCAATCCGCATTGGTAAAAGTACTGCACTGGTCTTGGACAGTTCTTCCCCCTCACGATTATATTTCCGTTGTTCTTCCGGAAGAGGTCCACGTCGCTGTCCTTCATGTTTGTTATTTCACTTACCTGCACgtagatgtttttttttatgggtAGATACTCCACTTCATCGCGGTTCACTTGAAGCAGCTTcttattcgtttttttcagGGCATTCGTTTCGACGTTGTATTCACTGTCTTCGCTCAGGTTTTCGATCGCTTCGCTGCTGTCTGCGCTACTATCTGCCTTGCTTTCCGCATCATGGGGTGCTGACATACCTTTTTCATCGTTCTCCTCCTCGGCTTTCTTCCTCAGCGCTTGCATGAACAACCGGTGGTATTCCTCGCCGTTCTGGTCGTCTTCCAGGTCGGCGCTTTGGGGTGGCTGCTTATCAGTCTGGTGCATCTGATCATCCGTTTGGTGCATCTGATCATCCGTTTGGTGCATCTGGTCATCCACTTGGTGCATCTGGTCATCCGCTTGGTGCACCTCTTCAGTGACTCCCCCCCCTGGCTGCTTTACCCCCTCGAACCGGTGCCGGTTCTCATCATAACTGTAGATCTCCTCCAGCGTTATGGCCTGGTTTGGACCCACCGTTTCGCCCTCTACTTCACCGCAGTTCTGTTCCAAGTTTCTCATGAACACTTCGAGGGGGTCTTCATTATCGTCCCCTGGAGGTGGTTCCTCTGTGGGTTCTTCTCCGATGTCTCCCCTGCTGGGCGAATGGGGAAGCAAGTCTCGACGTGTATCActgtccttcttcctcttccctagcattttcatcttccccttcttctcctcctcatcagCAGCACTTTCCTCCTCGTCTCCGTCTGGCCTGTCTGCCACAAACACGTCCAGGTCGAATTTCCTGCCGGCGCTGCTGGTGGACTTGTTAAGGGTAAACTTGGTGGCCTTCGTGTTGACCTTCGTCTCAACCTTAGGGCTTGCCTCCTCGTTGCCCCTGTTCATGATCCTCTGCGCGAACCGCTTGAGTCGCTCCAGCCTGGAGAGCTTGTTCTCTTCTTCGTGGTTTCGCTCGTCCCCCCCTTGGACAGCGGTAATGGCCGTAACGACcgctgttccatttttatctCCCCCCTTGGGTCGTTCACCACCACCCTCattgcttccccttttcttcttatcacTTTGTCTGTCTTTGTGCACCTCCTTCACCGTGCTGTTACTGCGCTCGTCTGACGAGgagttgcttttttttttcttcttcttcgaatGCTTTTCCGAGGATTGCTGACGATGGAGGTCTTCCCGTtcgttcctccttctgtCACTACTTCCGTCGTCACTTCTCTCCTCACTGGTGCTGCGTTTCCTTgacctcctccttttcgcAGCGTCTTCTGGATGCCTTCCGCTGCTTACTCGGTGCCTGCCTCTGCCATTTCTGCGGTCTTTGTGTTCGTCTTC
The Plasmodium coatneyi strain Hackeri chromosome 10, complete sequence DNA segment above includes these coding regions:
- a CDS encoding Single-strand binding protein, translating into MKALLLTSVMYVLCLPAIWGYVGDPKMHKLTVGGNSNQRRSSTRKVNLFKTKLQSDYNYEGKRYYNNRPMTGEKSLNKISLIGRVGCEPDIKILNGGDKVATFSLATNEFWRDRNTNELKSKTDWHRIVVYDQNIVDLVDKFLRKGRRVYIQGSLHTRRWFGNDLTNQPRQITEVVLSYNKGDLIFLDDKRNFISRNNSNVQNSESPSSNSEPNVANSLGGNSDEGITPSSSHSDVAAEQDDFAHGLEGAATEGFDSLEDGLGKEEGIYDKMNTQEFDE
- a CDS encoding ATP-dependent RNA helicase — encoded protein: MSDYYDHYRKDKYNSISSSSKRRRSNSRYDNHERKKEHHEEGTHKRARPLEDDDDEEEANYRRDMQSYRERLREQWGDRIRRDRDREKYNQRERDRDRSRDRSRDHRRDRSPEERPKKSKRKEHLHNSSDEEDEHKDRRNGRGRHRVSSGRHPEDAAKRRRSRKRSTSEERSDDGSSDRRRNEREDLHRQQSSEKHSKKKKKKSNSSSDERSNSTVKEVHKDRQSDKKKRGSNEGGGERPKGGDKNGTAVVTAITAVQGGDERNHEEENKLSRLERLKRFAQRIMNRGNEEASPKVETKVNTKATKFTLNKSTSSAGRKFDLDVFVADRPDGDEEESAADEEEKKGKMKMLGKRKKDSDTRRDLLPHSPSRGDIGEEPTEEPPPGDDNEDPLEVFMRNLEQNCGEVEGETVGPNQAITLEEIYSYDENRHRFEGVKQPGGGVTEEVHQADDQMHQVDDQMHQTDDQMHQTDDQMHQTDKQPPQSADLEDDQNGEEYHRLFMQALRKKAEEENDEKGMSAPHDAESKADSSADSSEAIENLSEDSEYNVETNALKKTNKKLLQVNRDEVEYLPIKKNIYVQVSEITNMKDSDVDLFRKNNGNIIVRGKNCPRPVQYFYQCGLPSKILPILERKNFKKMFGIQMQTIPALMCGRDVIAIAETGSGKTLSYLFPLIRHVLHQPPLRNNDGPIAIVLTPTRELSKQVKSEARPYCQAVNLRILAVYGGSNIGTQLNTLKRGVEILVGTPGRIIDILTISNCKVTNLNRVSFVVLDEADRLLDLGFESQIHNILNNCRKDKQTAMISATFPTYIQNLAKKLLYKPIEIIVGEKGKTNNNIYQFVEVVQVRQKIYRLLKLLGDWTTYGLILIFVNKQLEADLLYLELFKYDYKTLVLHGGQDQADREFTLQTFKEGKNKILIATSVMARGIDIKDIIVVINYECPDHIEDYIHRVGRTGRSNKIGYAYTFVTPEEQAKAYDIYSLIKNNIYYMNKTIDMPIELEELVREYTQSSNYAEVKKKGYKGKGFKFTPNEKSRLQMDKANAKRELGLVRDKDGAADNHLEGDAPDGEVEGATAGTVGESPILGGSVPPPKQAQQQSQQQPQQQPQQRHPQPPPPPPPGEPSPQSEIKRIELEIQRIKMNDTMDLKLKAKQINELMKTYNFVALQQNTVKKNADATQEADIEKMAEQEATKATEHIKNETERQQLFNKVKQEVKKKLMDSKLQSNSKAENIHRNMLLNSMRTRNMKKYSPFIPHTYVMEDNSIMQEFYINDYTQHVRLKICNREVLSRISDMSGARCQIKGQYSNPNQPNKTTFLLDAKPLHIEITASNYNQVQIAHNEFTSMINQLLQNSNMKGHRKG